The Argentina anserina chromosome 3, drPotAnse1.1, whole genome shotgun sequence genome includes a region encoding these proteins:
- the LOC126787812 gene encoding probable pyridoxal 5'-phosphate synthase subunit PDX1 codes for MADSGVVTVYGKGAIYETASTKKSSYPVKVGLAQMLRGGVVMDVVTPAQARIAEEAGACAVMALERVPADIRAHGGVARMSDPQLIKEIKRAVTIPVMAKCRIGHFAEAQILEAIGVDYVDESEVLTVADDDNNINKHNFQVPFVCGCRNLGEALRRIREGAAMIRTKGEAGTGNIVEAVRHVRSVMGEVRVLRNMDDDEVFAYAKKIAAPYDMVMQTKQMGRLPVVHFAAGGVATPADAAMMMQLGCDGVFVGSGIFKSGEPARRARAMVQAAMHYSDPEVLAEVSCGLGEAMVGINLSDNNVERYAYRSE; via the coding sequence ATGGCCGACAGCGGAGTCGTCACCGTGTACGGCAAGGGCGCCATATACGAGACCGCCAGCACCAAGAAGTCCTCCTACCCCGTCAAAGTGGGTCTTGCCCAAATGCTCCGCGGCGGCGTCGTCATGGACGTCGTCACCCCCGCCCAGGCCCGCATCGCCGAGGAGGCCGGCGCCTGCGCCGTTATGGCTCTCGAGCGCGTCCCCGCCGACATCCGCGCCCACGGTGGCGTCGCCCGCATGTCCGACCCCCAGCTCATCAAAGAGATCAAACGCGCTGTCACCATCCCCGTCATGGCCAAGTGCCGCATCGGCCACTTCGCCGAGGCTCAGATCCTCGAGGCCATCGGAGTCGACTACGTCGACGAGTCCGAGGTCCTCACCGTCGCCGACGACGACAACAACATCAACAAGCACAACTTCCAGGTCCCCTTCGTCTGCGGCTGCCGCAACCTCGGCGAGGCCCTCCGCCGCATCCGTGAAGGCGCCGCCATGATCCGGACCAAAGGAGAAGCAGGAACAGGCAACATCGTAGAAGCAGTTAGACATGTTCGGTCGGTAATGGGCGAGGTCCGTGTTTTGCGGAACATGGACGACGACGAGGTGTTCGCGTATGCCAAGAAGATCGCGGCGCCGTACGACATGGTGATGCAGACGAAGCAGATGGGGAGGCTGCCGGTGGTGCACTTCGCGGCAGGAGGGGTGGCGACGCCGGCGGACGCGGCGATGATGATGCAGTTGGGGTGTGATGGGGTGTTTGTGGGGTCGGGGATATTCAAGAGTGGGGAGCCAGCGCGACGGGCCAGGGCGATGGTGCAGGCGGCGATGCATTATAGTGACCCGGAGGTGCTGGCGGAGGTGAGCTGCGGACTGGGGGAGGCCATGGTGGGGATTAATCTCAGTGACAACAATGTGGAGAGGTATGCTTATAGGTCTGAGTAA